The proteins below come from a single Agrococcus beijingensis genomic window:
- a CDS encoding NADP-dependent oxidoreductase: protein MREFGPTDSVEIGEVEAPLKLGTEVIVDVHAAGMNPIDYKTVIGKGAAKAVEPLLPWVPGGDVAGTVAEAPYEAHDLQPGDAVFGIANHWRTRGTFAEQVVVPSLALAPKPESLSFEAAAAVPCAALTAWDAVVRVAKARAGQRILIHAGAGGVGHFAVQLAKYFGAHVTTTVSTRNVDFARSLGADEVIDYTQQRFEEVVQKVDVVVDLIGNVADDTGTRSLDALKHGGLYLNVPTGSWPDYASAAAGRGMRASSVKVESDGSNLGIIGRLIDAGDVRVELQHVYPLEQVHDAFAELQRGHVRGKLVLKVR, encoded by the coding sequence GTGCGAGAGTTCGGCCCGACCGACAGCGTGGAGATCGGCGAGGTCGAGGCGCCGCTGAAGCTCGGCACCGAGGTCATCGTCGACGTGCACGCCGCGGGCATGAACCCGATCGACTACAAGACGGTGATCGGCAAGGGAGCCGCCAAGGCCGTCGAGCCGCTGCTGCCGTGGGTCCCCGGCGGCGATGTCGCCGGCACGGTCGCCGAGGCGCCGTACGAGGCCCACGACCTGCAGCCGGGCGACGCCGTGTTCGGCATCGCGAACCACTGGCGCACGCGCGGCACCTTCGCCGAGCAGGTCGTGGTGCCGAGCCTCGCGCTCGCGCCGAAGCCGGAGTCGCTCAGCTTCGAGGCGGCGGCGGCAGTGCCGTGCGCCGCCCTCACGGCGTGGGATGCGGTGGTGCGGGTCGCGAAGGCACGCGCCGGTCAGCGCATCCTGATCCACGCCGGCGCCGGCGGTGTCGGCCACTTCGCCGTGCAGCTCGCGAAGTACTTCGGCGCGCACGTCACGACCACCGTCTCGACCCGCAACGTCGACTTCGCCCGCTCGCTCGGCGCCGACGAGGTGATCGACTACACCCAGCAGCGCTTCGAGGAGGTCGTGCAGAAGGTCGACGTCGTCGTCGACCTCATCGGCAACGTCGCCGACGACACCGGCACCCGCTCGCTCGACGCGCTGAAGCACGGCGGCCTCTACCTCAACGTGCCCACCGGCTCCTGGCCCGATTACGCATCCGCCGCCGCCGGTCGAGGCATGCGCGCCTCCTCGGTCAAGGTGGAGTCCGACGGCTCGAACCTCGGCATCATCGGGCGCCTCATCGACGCGGGCGACGTGCGCGTCGAGCTGCAGCACGTCTACCCGCTCGAGCAGGTGCACGACGCCTTTGCCGAGCTGCAGCGGGGGCATGTGCGCGGAAAGCTCGTCCTGAAGGTGCGCTGA
- a CDS encoding ABC transporter ATP-binding protein, producing the protein MSDAKKPLLEVSGLKVEFTTQDGTVTAVHEASLSLAAGETLAIVGESGSGKSTTAMAVIGLLSGNGRVSAGSIKLDGQELVGANEATMRGVRGRRIGLVPQDPMSNLNPVARIGTQVAETLLAHGLATRKDVDQKVIETLEAAGLPNAAERAKSYPHEFSGGMRQRALIAIGLACRPQLLIADEPTSALDVTVQRTILDQLQQMTEQLGTAVLLITHDLGLAAERAQRVVVMHRGRVVEQGSAKQILESPQHPYTQSLVKAAPSVAMARLRPEDFATEAADASKPQDVIVEFENVTKEFHVRGRREPFKAVDDVSLSVPRGKTVSIVGESGSGKTTTARMLLKAYEPTSGTVKFEGKDVFALSREEQKAFRQRVQPVFQDPYSSLNPMFTIEKIIEEPLSFYGKGSRTERQKRVRELLDQVALPSEMARRYPSELSGGQRQRVAIARALALSPDVIVCDEPVSALDVLVQDQILRLLGELQKELGLSYLFISHDLAVVRLISDYVAVMQNGRLVEAATSEEIFTNPRDPYTRKLLASIPGNELKIAS; encoded by the coding sequence ATGAGCGACGCGAAGAAGCCGCTGCTGGAGGTCTCTGGACTCAAGGTCGAGTTCACGACCCAGGACGGCACAGTCACAGCCGTGCACGAGGCGAGCCTGTCGCTCGCCGCGGGCGAGACGCTCGCGATCGTGGGTGAGTCGGGCTCGGGCAAGTCGACCACCGCGATGGCGGTGATCGGCCTGCTGTCGGGCAACGGCCGCGTCTCGGCCGGGAGCATCAAGCTCGACGGCCAGGAGCTGGTCGGCGCGAACGAGGCGACCATGCGCGGCGTGCGCGGCCGCCGCATCGGCCTCGTGCCGCAGGATCCGATGTCGAACCTCAACCCGGTCGCCAGGATCGGCACTCAGGTCGCCGAGACGCTGCTCGCGCACGGCCTCGCCACGCGCAAGGACGTCGATCAGAAGGTGATCGAGACGCTCGAGGCCGCCGGGCTGCCGAACGCCGCCGAGCGCGCGAAGTCGTACCCGCACGAGTTCTCCGGCGGCATGCGCCAGCGCGCGCTCATCGCCATCGGCCTCGCCTGTCGGCCGCAGCTGCTGATCGCCGACGAGCCCACCAGCGCGCTCGACGTGACCGTGCAGCGCACGATCCTCGACCAGCTGCAGCAGATGACCGAGCAGCTCGGCACCGCCGTGCTGCTCATCACGCACGACCTGGGCCTGGCGGCCGAGCGCGCCCAGCGCGTCGTGGTCATGCACCGCGGCCGCGTGGTCGAGCAGGGATCCGCGAAGCAGATCCTCGAGTCGCCGCAGCACCCGTACACGCAGTCGCTCGTGAAGGCGGCGCCGTCGGTCGCGATGGCGCGGCTGCGCCCCGAGGACTTCGCCACCGAGGCTGCGGATGCGTCGAAGCCGCAGGACGTCATCGTCGAGTTCGAGAACGTCACGAAGGAGTTCCACGTGCGCGGCCGGCGCGAGCCCTTCAAGGCCGTCGACGACGTGAGCCTGTCGGTGCCGCGCGGCAAGACCGTCTCGATCGTGGGCGAGTCGGGCTCGGGCAAGACCACCACCGCCCGCATGCTGCTGAAGGCCTATGAGCCGACCAGCGGCACCGTGAAGTTCGAGGGCAAGGACGTCTTCGCGCTCTCGCGCGAGGAGCAGAAGGCCTTCCGCCAGCGGGTGCAGCCGGTGTTCCAGGACCCGTACTCGTCGCTGAACCCGATGTTCACGATCGAGAAGATCATCGAGGAGCCGCTGTCGTTCTACGGCAAGGGCTCCCGCACCGAGCGGCAGAAGCGCGTGCGCGAGCTGCTCGACCAGGTGGCGCTGCCGAGCGAGATGGCGCGCCGCTACCCGTCGGAGCTGTCGGGCGGCCAGCGGCAGCGCGTCGCCATCGCGCGCGCGCTCGCCCTCTCCCCCGACGTGATCGTCTGCGACGAGCCGGTCTCGGCGCTCGACGTGCTCGTGCAGGATCAGATCCTGCGGCTGCTGGGCGAGCTGCAGAAGGAGCTCGGCCTCAGCTACCTGTTCATCTCGCACGACCTCGCCGTCGTGCGCCTCATCAGCGACTACGTCGCGGTGATGCAGAACGGGCGGCTCGTCGAGGCGGCGACGAGCGAGGAGATCTTCACGAATCCTCGCGATCCGTACACGCGCAAGCTGCTCGCGTCGATCCCCGGCAACGAGCTGAAGATCGCGAGCTGA
- a CDS encoding ABC transporter permease, with the protein MPTPEGGDQGQARRSGSFWGDVLRRTRRNPAAWAGAIVVALFVLVSVLAPVLAPYPELATPGAGLRLPTYLPGPGEVAEFPLGIDRFGGDVLSKLIWGAQASLLIGVVSTFFGLLGGMFLGALAGAFGGWVDTVIMRVVDILLSVPHLLLAVSIAAILGRTPLAVMIAIGVAQVPIFARLLRSSMLQQREADYVLAARTLGLGTGRITMSHLLPNSVGPVIVQATLTLATAVIDAAALSFLGLGGGRPETAEWGRMLTYAQAELAIAPWLAFLPGICIMVAALGFTLLGEALREAMDPRTRKR; encoded by the coding sequence CTGCCGACGCCCGAGGGCGGCGACCAGGGGCAGGCGCGCCGCTCCGGCAGCTTCTGGGGCGACGTGCTGCGCCGCACGCGCCGCAACCCCGCCGCCTGGGCGGGCGCCATCGTCGTGGCGCTGTTCGTGCTCGTCTCCGTGCTCGCACCCGTGCTGGCGCCCTACCCCGAGCTCGCGACGCCCGGCGCAGGCCTGCGCCTGCCGACCTATCTGCCCGGTCCCGGTGAGGTGGCCGAGTTCCCGCTCGGCATCGACCGCTTCGGCGGCGACGTGCTCTCGAAGCTCATCTGGGGCGCGCAGGCGTCGTTGCTCATCGGCGTCGTGTCGACCTTCTTCGGCCTGCTCGGCGGCATGTTCCTGGGCGCGCTCGCGGGCGCCTTCGGCGGATGGGTCGACACGGTCATCATGCGGGTCGTCGACATCCTGCTCTCGGTGCCGCACCTGCTGCTGGCGGTCTCGATCGCCGCGATCCTCGGCCGCACGCCGCTCGCGGTGATGATCGCCATCGGCGTCGCGCAGGTGCCGATCTTCGCGCGCCTGCTGCGCTCGTCGATGCTCCAGCAGCGCGAGGCCGACTACGTGCTCGCGGCGCGCACGCTGGGGCTCGGCACCGGCCGCATCACCATGTCGCACCTGCTGCCGAACTCGGTCGGGCCGGTCATCGTGCAGGCGACGCTGACGCTCGCGACCGCCGTCATCGATGCGGCGGCGCTGTCGTTCCTCGGCCTCGGCGGCGGCCGCCCCGAGACCGCGGAGTGGGGGCGCATGCTCACCTACGCTCAGGCAGAGCTGGCGATCGCCCCGTGGCTGGCGTTCCTGCCCGGCATCTGCATCATGGTCGCGGCGCTCGGCTTCACCCTGCTGGGCGAGGCGCTGCGCGAGGCGATGGACCCCCGCACCCGCAAGCGCTGA
- a CDS encoding ABC transporter permease yields the protein MLRTIGKRLLLLIPTLFGLTVLLFFWVRALPGGPAAALLGERATPEAIERINEAYGFNRPLPEQYLTWLGRLLQGDFGNSIETRRPVLEEFANRFPATVELAVLALIIAVGIGVPLGYWAARNHGRLIDHLSVTGSLIGITIPVFFLAFMLKWVFAVQLGWLPSTGRQDRSVDATHATGFYVLDGLLTGELDAAWDAIVHLTLPALALATIPLAIIVRITRASVLEVVNADYVRTGRAKGVSSQVIRDRFVLRNAMLPVVTTIGLQTGLLISGAVLTETVFAFPGIGKFLADAIFARDFPVLQGFVLFIAFAYAIINLLVDISYSFIDPRVRIQ from the coding sequence GTGCTGAGAACCATCGGCAAGCGCCTGCTGCTGCTGATCCCGACCCTGTTCGGCCTGACCGTGCTGCTCTTCTTCTGGGTGCGCGCGCTGCCCGGCGGGCCGGCCGCGGCGCTGCTGGGGGAGCGCGCGACGCCCGAGGCGATCGAGCGCATCAACGAGGCCTACGGCTTCAACCGCCCGCTGCCCGAGCAGTACCTCACCTGGCTGGGGCGCCTGCTGCAGGGCGACTTCGGCAACTCGATCGAGACCCGTCGACCGGTGCTCGAGGAGTTCGCGAACCGCTTCCCGGCGACGGTCGAGCTGGCCGTGCTGGCGCTCATCATCGCCGTCGGCATCGGCGTGCCGCTCGGCTACTGGGCCGCGCGCAACCATGGGCGCCTCATCGACCACCTGTCGGTGACCGGCAGCCTCATCGGCATCACGATCCCGGTGTTCTTCCTCGCCTTCATGCTGAAGTGGGTGTTCGCGGTGCAGCTCGGCTGGCTGCCCTCCACCGGCCGCCAGGATCGGAGCGTCGATGCGACGCATGCGACGGGCTTCTACGTGCTCGACGGGCTGCTCACGGGCGAGCTCGACGCCGCCTGGGACGCCATCGTGCACCTGACGCTGCCGGCGCTCGCGCTCGCGACGATCCCGCTCGCCATCATCGTGCGCATCACGCGCGCCTCGGTGCTCGAGGTCGTGAACGCCGACTACGTGCGCACCGGCCGCGCCAAGGGCGTCTCGTCGCAGGTGATCCGCGACCGCTTCGTGCTGCGCAACGCGATGCTGCCGGTCGTGACGACCATCGGCCTGCAGACGGGCCTGCTCATCTCGGGCGCCGTGCTCACCGAGACGGTCTTCGCGTTCCCCGGCATCGGCAAGTTCCTCGCCGATGCCATCTTCGCGCGCGACTTCCCGGTGCTGCAGGGCTTCGTGCTCTTCATCGCCTTCGCGTACGCGATCATCAACCTGCTCGTCGACATCTCCTACTCGTTCATCGACCCGAGGGTGAGGATCCAGTGA